CTGAACGACGTGACGCTCTACCACAACCGGGGAAACACGACCTTCAACGGCGAGTCGGACACCCTGGGCGACTTCTTCGGTCTCGACGATCTGATGACCGAACACCCGCTGGTGGTGCAGGGCATGGTCGACATCTACTCCGACATCGTCGACCGATTCGGTGTCGACGGCTTCCGGGTCGACACGATGAAGCACGTCAACATCGAGTTCTGGCAACAATGGGCGCCGGCGTTGCAGGCAGCCGCCGAGCGGAGCGGAAACGACGACTTCTTCATCTTCGGCGAGGTTGCCAACACCAGCCCCATCCTGCAGTCGAGCTTCACCAACGTCGGTGTGTCGTCGACCCTCGATTTCATCTTCAACGCGGCGGTTTCGGCCTACGCGGGCGGAGGCGGCGGCGATCTGCTGGTGCAGGCATTCGACAAGGACGACTGGTTCACAGATGCCGACAACAACGCCTCGATGCAGGTCAAGTTCTTCGGCAACCACGACCAGGGTCGCATGGGAATGCAGATCCGCAACCAGAACCCGTCCGCGTCCGACGAGGTCTTGACCGAGCGCATGCGGCTGGGGTTCGACCTGCTGTTCCTGACCAGGGGAGTGCCCGTTGTCTACTACGGCGACGAGCAGGGATTCGCCGGCAGCGGCGGCGACAAGCTGGCGCGGGCGCCGATGTTTCCCGCCCAGTCGGACGAGTTCATCGACGACGACAACATCGGGTCTGACGCCACGCCTGGCGACGACAACTTCGACCCCGACCATCCGCTCTACCGCCACATCGCCCAGCTGAACGAGTTGAGGTCGCAGCACCCGACTCTGGTGACCGGCGCCCAGATCGTTCACGATGCGCCGGGCCCGGTGTTCGCGTTCTCGAGGTTCGACCGCGACGAGCGAACCGAGTACCTGGTGGTCACCAACAGCAACGCATCGCTGTCGGTGCCGGCGAGATTCCAGGCACTCACACCCGACACCACGTTCGTGCCCGTCTGGACCAGGTCAGAAGCCGTGGTCGAGCCCGTGATGTCGGACTCAACCGGTGAAGTACTGGTCGACATCGCACCCCTAGCCACAGTGGTGTTTCGGGCTGAGCGCACCCTGGCGCCTGTCGAGACCGGTCCCGAGATAGCGCTCAGCAGGCCGAACGACGGCGCCGAGATACCCAGCTATCGCTACCGGATCGAGGCCGACGTGTCCGCCAGCCGTCACGCCGAGGTCACCTTCGCCGTATCGGTCGACGGCGCCACCCCCGAGGTAATTGGCGTGGACGACGCTGCGCCCTACCGCGTCTATTGGGACAACTCGCACCTGAACCCCGGCGCCACCCTCGAGATCATCGCCACGGTGGTCGACGGCGACTCGGCACCACGGGCAGACAGGGCAACCGCAACGATTGGAGACCGTCAATGACCCTCACCACCAATGCCGGCTCGCGGAACCGCTCGGCTTCAGAGCTGCCATGGTGGCGCCACGGCGTCGTGTATCAGGTGTACATACGCTCGTTCGCCGACGGCAACGGCGACGGCACCGGCGACATCGCCGGTCTGCGCAGCAGGTTGGGCTACCTACACGAACTGGGTGTGGACGCGATCTGGATCACACCCTGGTATCCGTCGCCACTTCACGACGGCGGATATGACGTCGCCGACTATCGCGACATCAACCCTGGCTTCGGCACCCTCGAAGAGGCCGAGGCACTCATTCGTGAGGCCCACGATCTGGGCATCAGGTTGTTGGTCGACCTGGTGCCCAACCACACTTCGAGCGAGCATGCATGGTTCAAGGCTGCGCTCGAGGCCGGCCCGGGCAGCCCCGAACGCGACCGCTACATCTTTCGCGAGGGCAAGGGCGCCGATGGCTCTGAGCCGCCCACCAACTGGACGTCGGTGTTCGGTGGGCCGGCATGGTCGCGTCTGCCCGATGGTCAGTGGTACCTGCACATATTCGATGTAACCCAGCCAGACCTCAACTGGGAGAACCCCGAGGTTCGCCAGGAGTTCCTGGACATCTTCGAGTTCTGGCTCGACCGTGGTGTCGACGGAATGCGCGTCGACGTCGCCCACGGCCTGGTCAAGGACCCGACTTTCCCCGACGTAGACCACCAGACCGCGGTGCTGGCATCAGAACACGTGCCCAACCATCCACATTGGGATCGCGACGGTGTGCACGAGATCATCCGCGGGTGGAGGCAGGTGCTCGACCGCTACGACGAGCGGATGATGGTGGCCGAGGCGTGGGTGCACGCCGACAGGCTGCCCCTGTACCTGCGCTCCGACGAGTATCACCAGTCGTTCAACTTCGACCTCCTCGACACCGACTGGTCGGCGCAGGGCTTCAGGTCCGTCATCGCCCAATCCGCGGCTGCAGCCAGCGCGGTCGGGGCCACCACAACGTGGGTGTTGTCCAACCACGACGTCATGCGTCACGCGACCCGCTACGGGCTTCCGCCCGGCACCGACTGGCGCAACTGGTTCATCGCCGGCCCTCACGGCGCGCTCGATGTCGAACTCGGAGCCACAAGGGCCAGGGCGGCCACCTTGCTGACCCTGTCGCTGCCCGGAGCCGCTTACATATACCAGGGCGAAGAGTTGGGGCTGCCCGAGGTGTGGGACCTGCCCGAGGATGTGCTCGACGACCCCACCTGGGAGCGCTCCGAGCACACGGTCAAGGGAAGAGACGGCTGCAGGGTGCCAATTCCGTGGACCATCGAAGGCCAGTCGTTTGGGTTCGGTGGCCCGGCTTGGCTGCCTCAACCGCCGTCGTTTGGCTCCATGTCGGTCGAGGCCCAGCACAACGACCCACAGTCGATGTTGAACCTGTACCGCAACGCGCTGTCGTTGCGTTCGCAGTGGTTCGCAGCGGACGAGAAGCTCGAGATGCTCGAGTTGGGTCCAGACCTGGTGGCCTTCGAGCGTGGCACCGGTGCACGTTGTGTGGTCAACATGGGCTCGGCCGCCGCGTCCGTGAACACCGACGGCCGCTTGGTGCTGTTGTCTTCGTCGCCCCTGAGCTCGCCCGCTGACGGAGTCGTCCAGTTGCCACCCGACACGGCCGTTTGGCTGGTGCCCGCCGATGGCTGACCCGTCTGGGCCACTGCTGGCCTCGCCGCACCATTCTCCGAGCGCCTACATGGTGTCGAACCCGACGCCTGCGTCCGGCGAGACGGTCGAGGTCAGCGTCGTCGTGCCGGACCAGTCTGGCGTCGGGCCGGTGATGCTGCGCACGGTTCACGACGGTGAGGCGACCTTTGTCGAGGGCCGATCGAGACGTGTAGGGGCATCGTCGGTGTGGACCTTCGACCTGGGCTGCCACAACGAGATCGTCAACTATCGCTTCTGGTGTGGCGGCAGCGAACCCCACTGGTTGACCGGCGAGGGCCTGGTGGGCCACGACCCGACCGATCGCAGCGACTTCAAGCTGGCGACCACCGGCGCTACGCCCAAGTGGGTTCCGGAGACGGTCTGGTACCAGATCTTCCCCGACCGGTTCGCCTCGGCAGACCCGAACAAGCCTCTGCCCGAATGGGCGCGACACAGCGACTGGGATGCCCCAATAGCGCGCGGCCGGGCCGCGATGTCTCAGGTGTACGGCGGCGATCTCGACGGCATCAGCGGCCACCTCGACCATCTGATCGACCTTGGGGTTGGCGGCATCTACCTGACCCCGGTTTTCGAGGCCCGGTCCAACCACCGTTATGACGCGTCCAGCTTCGACCGGGTCGACCCATTGCTGGGTGGCGACGAGGCTCTGGTGCGCTTGGCCCAAGCCTGCCACCGTGCCGGAATTCGGGTGATCAGCGACCTGACCCTCAACCACACCGGAAGCTCGCACGAGTGGTTTCAGGCCGCGCAGGCCGATCTCGGCAGTCCCGAGGCAGGCTTCTATTTCTTCGGCGACGAGCCCGATGACTACGAGGCGTGGCTGGGGGTGGCCTCATTGCCCAAGCTCGACCACTCGTCGGGTGAACTGCGCCGCCGACTGTACGAAGGTCCGCGGTCTGCCTTCGGCAAGTTCCTCGGCGCACCCTTCGAACTCGACGGTTGGCGCATCGATGTAGCGAACATGACCGGTCGGTTGGGACTGTCCGACCTCAATCGACAGGTGCGTTCCGCGGCGCGGGCCACACTCGACCAGATCGATCCCGACAAGTGGTTGGTAGGCGAACACTTCTTCGACTACTCGCTCGACGCCACAGGCCCCGGGTGGCACGGCTGCATGAACTATGGAGGGGTGGCGCGCCCGATTCTCAGCTGGTTGGGTTCAGAACCAGCGCGCCGCACCTTCATGCCAGGCCCGGGCGTCGACGCCCGCGCCGGTGGCTCCGTCGCGGCCTCGATAGACGCTGTGATGTCGTCTGTGCCCTGGCAATTCGTCTTGGGCTCGATGGCACTGATCGGATCACACGACACCTCGCGGTGGCATTCGATGGCGGCATCGCCCGAGCTTGCACGTATCGGCGTGGCCCTGACGATGACGCTGCCCGGTTCGCCATGCATCTTCTATGGAGACGAAATCGGGCTCACCGGAGTTGGCAACCACGAGTCGCGCCGCACCATGCCGTGGAATCGTGACAGCTGGGATCGTGCCGAACTCGACTGGTATCGCTCGCTGATCGCCCTCCGAGGCTCCTCGCAGGCGCTTGCTCACGGGGGGCTGCGCTGGGCCGAGAGGGCCGACGACGCGCTGGCTTTCATCCGCGAGAGTGCCGAAGAGCGCATGTTGGTGCGTGCGTGTCGCGCAGGCGCGCCGGCCCTGCGGCTTTCAGAACAGCTGCTGGGCACCAACCAGGCCGAGCTGGTGTTCGGCGATGGCACGGTCAGCCGTGTCGACGGCAATCTCGAGTTCGATCTGGAAGGCCCGGGCGTCGCAATCTGGCGGATCGGGCCGCAAGCCCTTACACAACTGTGACCTATCGCATAGACTCGCGGGTCGCGAACCGAATGGAGGATCCATGGCTGAAGTGAAGCTGGACAAGATCAACAAGGTCTATCCGAATGGGTTTCATGCCATCCATGACCTGGATCTGGACATCGCCGACAAGGAATTCCTTGTTCTCGTAGGGCCGTCGGGCTGTGGCAAGTCGACGGCGTTGCGGATGATCGCCGGCCTCGAAGAGATCTCCTCTGGCGAGATGCGCATCGGCGACCGTGTCGTGAACGACGTGGAGCCCAAGGATCGCGACATCGCGATGGTGTTCCAGAACTACGCGTTGTATCCGCACATGAGCGTCTACGACAACATCGGTTTTGCTTTGAAGCTGGCCCGGGTTCCCAAGCAGGAGGCCGACCAGCGAATTCGCGAGGCGGCTCGCATTCTCGAGCTCGACGCCCAGCTGGAGAAGAAGCCCGGGCAGCTCTCGGGTGGCCAGCGCCAGCGCGTGGCCATGGGGCGTGCGATCGTGCGTCAGCCTTCGGCGTTCCTGATGGACGAACCGCTGTCGAACCTCGACGCCAAACTGCGCGTGCAGATGCGTGCAGAGATCGCCCGGTTGCAGCACGAGCTGGGCGTCACCACGGTGTACGTCACCCACGATCAGGTCGAGGCCATGACCATGGGCGACCGAGTGGCTGTGCTGAAGGACGGCTTCTTGCAGCAGGTCGATTCGCCTCAGAACCTCTACGACAAGCCC
Above is a genomic segment from Acidimicrobiales bacterium containing:
- the ugpC gene encoding sn-glycerol-3-phosphate ABC transporter ATP-binding protein UgpC, with the translated sequence MAEVKLDKINKVYPNGFHAIHDLDLDIADKEFLVLVGPSGCGKSTALRMIAGLEEISSGEMRIGDRVVNDVEPKDRDIAMVFQNYALYPHMSVYDNIGFALKLARVPKQEADQRIREAARILELDAQLEKKPGQLSGGQRQRVAMGRAIVRQPSAFLMDEPLSNLDAKLRVQMRAEIARLQHELGVTTVYVTHDQVEAMTMGDRVAVLKDGFLQQVDSPQNLYDKPSNVFVAAFIGSPSMNLREASLDGHTLVLGSHRLEVPEKVFAERPGLAGYAGRNLIVGFRPEDLEDLEMVPSKEGAVTIPAKVSHIEALGSEIIAHFPLDAAAVDAGDPDAVEEIGEDTMAVGRFDPRSRARAGTDLVVAITMENLHFFDHDTHLAIWE
- a CDS encoding glycoside hydrolase family 13 protein produces the protein MTLTTNAGSRNRSASELPWWRHGVVYQVYIRSFADGNGDGTGDIAGLRSRLGYLHELGVDAIWITPWYPSPLHDGGYDVADYRDINPGFGTLEEAEALIREAHDLGIRLLVDLVPNHTSSEHAWFKAALEAGPGSPERDRYIFREGKGADGSEPPTNWTSVFGGPAWSRLPDGQWYLHIFDVTQPDLNWENPEVRQEFLDIFEFWLDRGVDGMRVDVAHGLVKDPTFPDVDHQTAVLASEHVPNHPHWDRDGVHEIIRGWRQVLDRYDERMMVAEAWVHADRLPLYLRSDEYHQSFNFDLLDTDWSAQGFRSVIAQSAAAASAVGATTTWVLSNHDVMRHATRYGLPPGTDWRNWFIAGPHGALDVELGATRARAATLLTLSLPGAAYIYQGEELGLPEVWDLPEDVLDDPTWERSEHTVKGRDGCRVPIPWTIEGQSFGFGGPAWLPQPPSFGSMSVEAQHNDPQSMLNLYRNALSLRSQWFAADEKLEMLELGPDLVAFERGTGARCVVNMGSAAASVNTDGRLVLLSSSPLSSPADGVVQLPPDTAVWLVPADG
- a CDS encoding alpha-amylase family glycosyl hydrolase, whose amino-acid sequence is MTSRSIYFVMPDRFDNADPTNDTGGIEGGPLDHGFLPTDKGFFNGGDLQGVIGRLDYLQGMGVTALWLTPPFTNNPVQGSGEITSSSAGYHGYWQIDFDNVDPHLGTNEDLRQLVDEAHERGMLVFLDAVVNHTGDVITYADGSFVYWSTSARPYLDSEGNPVDLAELAGVTDPDHWPLFDPATSFPHIPTFASPDLATIKSPAWLNDVTLYHNRGNTTFNGESDTLGDFFGLDDLMTEHPLVVQGMVDIYSDIVDRFGVDGFRVDTMKHVNIEFWQQWAPALQAAAERSGNDDFFIFGEVANTSPILQSSFTNVGVSSTLDFIFNAAVSAYAGGGGGDLLVQAFDKDDWFTDADNNASMQVKFFGNHDQGRMGMQIRNQNPSASDEVLTERMRLGFDLLFLTRGVPVVYYGDEQGFAGSGGDKLARAPMFPAQSDEFIDDDNIGSDATPGDDNFDPDHPLYRHIAQLNELRSQHPTLVTGAQIVHDAPGPVFAFSRFDRDERTEYLVVTNSNASLSVPARFQALTPDTTFVPVWTRSEAVVEPVMSDSTGEVLVDIAPLATVVFRAERTLAPVETGPEIALSRPNDGAEIPSYRYRIEADVSASRHAEVTFAVSVDGATPEVIGVDDAAPYRVYWDNSHLNPGATLEIIATVVDGDSAPRADRATATIGDRQ
- a CDS encoding glycoside hydrolase family 13 protein — translated: MADPSGPLLASPHHSPSAYMVSNPTPASGETVEVSVVVPDQSGVGPVMLRTVHDGEATFVEGRSRRVGASSVWTFDLGCHNEIVNYRFWCGGSEPHWLTGEGLVGHDPTDRSDFKLATTGATPKWVPETVWYQIFPDRFASADPNKPLPEWARHSDWDAPIARGRAAMSQVYGGDLDGISGHLDHLIDLGVGGIYLTPVFEARSNHRYDASSFDRVDPLLGGDEALVRLAQACHRAGIRVISDLTLNHTGSSHEWFQAAQADLGSPEAGFYFFGDEPDDYEAWLGVASLPKLDHSSGELRRRLYEGPRSAFGKFLGAPFELDGWRIDVANMTGRLGLSDLNRQVRSAARATLDQIDPDKWLVGEHFFDYSLDATGPGWHGCMNYGGVARPILSWLGSEPARRTFMPGPGVDARAGGSVAASIDAVMSSVPWQFVLGSMALIGSHDTSRWHSMAASPELARIGVALTMTLPGSPCIFYGDEIGLTGVGNHESRRTMPWNRDSWDRAELDWYRSLIALRGSSQALAHGGLRWAERADDALAFIRESAEERMLVRACRAGAPALRLSEQLLGTNQAELVFGDGTVSRVDGNLEFDLEGPGVAIWRIGPQALTQL